One segment of Rubripirellula amarantea DNA contains the following:
- a CDS encoding DNA glycosylase AlkZ-like family protein produces MSDALKAMQFVQADPIRSPARAQDLVLRQRVRGYQAGDLERTFPKLRAEEGYLFAYGFMTPGIWQILHPRPHAKLNKLERDLLKSVADVGEVHPRGLDQRFGRRSVKNYWGGQSQETKRILEKLHHHGYLRVSRRENGIRVYQVSKESPAETIDSTERYRRLVMTTARVFGPTTKRFLVAELRTHDHLVPVRSARLAVVDSLVQSGELSEVEVAGASYLYRERDWLPNDVPNRVRILAPFDPLVRDRDRFSKLWDWTYRFEAYVPAAKRERGYYAMPVLWRDVVLGWANASLANDRLSVEFGYVGKKPRAKEFRLLAEAEVEALATFLGLPSGCWELDL; encoded by the coding sequence TTGTCCGATGCATTAAAGGCGATGCAGTTTGTCCAAGCTGACCCCATTCGATCGCCCGCGAGAGCGCAAGACTTAGTTTTGCGGCAGAGAGTTCGGGGATATCAAGCGGGCGATCTTGAACGAACGTTTCCGAAGCTAAGAGCCGAAGAAGGATACCTGTTTGCCTACGGGTTTATGACTCCTGGAATATGGCAGATATTGCACCCGCGGCCTCATGCAAAGTTGAACAAGCTCGAACGTGATCTACTGAAAAGCGTTGCTGATGTTGGCGAGGTTCATCCACGCGGGTTGGATCAAAGATTCGGTCGAAGGTCCGTCAAGAATTACTGGGGCGGTCAATCGCAAGAGACCAAGCGAATACTAGAGAAGCTTCATCACCATGGCTACCTGCGGGTGAGTCGACGCGAAAATGGGATTCGCGTCTATCAGGTGTCCAAGGAATCACCGGCCGAGACCATCGATAGCACAGAACGTTATCGACGTCTCGTGATGACAACCGCTCGCGTGTTTGGGCCGACCACAAAGCGTTTCTTGGTGGCAGAGTTGCGCACTCATGATCATTTGGTACCCGTACGGTCGGCTCGTTTAGCGGTCGTCGACTCGCTGGTGCAATCAGGTGAATTGTCAGAGGTCGAAGTCGCCGGAGCTAGCTACCTTTATCGCGAAAGAGATTGGTTGCCGAATGATGTTCCGAACCGCGTTCGAATTTTGGCGCCATTCGATCCGTTGGTTCGAGATCGAGACAGGTTTTCAAAGCTTTGGGATTGGACCTATCGCTTTGAAGCTTACGTGCCCGCGGCAAAGCGAGAGCGGGGTTATTACGCAATGCCCGTTCTTTGGCGGGATGTCGTGTTGGGGTGGGCAAATGCCAGCCTCGCGAACGATCGATTGAGCGTCGAGTTTGGTTACGTGGGGAAGAAACCACGCGCTAAAGAGTTTCGTCTATTGGCTGAAGCCGAAGTTGAAGCGTTGGCTACGTTCTTAGGTTTACCGAGCGGTTGCTGGGAGCTTGATCTTTGA
- a CDS encoding PEP-CTERM sorting domain-containing protein translates to MRKKLLMRVFMGLMSVGTICSSADAAIVTISALDVRSGGVFGHPNASDVTINGEATLGPTVTADPIDIQMTYSMLDLDGDSTANDAVTFTLRATKFGGDGGSLRIFNQGIDTGFGNLNDVELSVVNVTGTTTDAGNLITFNGFTGATAGAGVGAGIDISSSVEINGTAVTLASPDNGGFRFVTATTTFAPTATVQFDNSVNNNGGTIVARSYDLQFDAVAVPEPSSLAVLGLGAVGIIAVRRRRRR, encoded by the coding sequence ATGCGCAAGAAATTGTTAATGAGAGTCTTTATGGGTCTGATGTCTGTCGGAACGATTTGCAGTTCGGCTGACGCGGCTATCGTCACGATCTCGGCGTTGGATGTTCGAAGCGGTGGCGTGTTTGGCCATCCCAATGCTTCCGATGTCACGATCAACGGAGAGGCCACATTGGGGCCTACTGTTACGGCCGACCCTATCGATATCCAGATGACTTACTCTATGCTGGACCTTGATGGTGACTCGACTGCCAATGACGCAGTTACATTCACGCTCAGAGCCACAAAGTTTGGCGGAGACGGCGGCAGCCTCAGGATTTTCAACCAAGGGATCGATACTGGGTTTGGCAACTTGAATGATGTCGAATTGAGTGTGGTCAATGTAACGGGAACGACCACTGACGCGGGCAACTTGATCACGTTCAACGGGTTTACGGGAGCCACCGCAGGCGCTGGCGTTGGTGCTGGCATCGATATTAGCAGCAGCGTTGAAATTAATGGCACTGCAGTAACTTTGGCCTCACCAGACAACGGAGGTTTCCGCTTCGTCACAGCGACAACTACGTTTGCGCCCACCGCGACGGTGCAATTTGACAATTCGGTCAATAACAATGGTGGGACGATCGTTGCTCGCAGCTACGACCTGCAATTCGACGCGGTTGCTGTTCCGGAACCATCTAGCTTGGCCGTTTTAGGTCTCGGTGCGGTCGGCATCATTGCGGTTCGTCGACGTCGCCGCCGTTAA